Proteins from one uncultured Anaeromusa sp. genomic window:
- a CDS encoding Nif3-like dinuclear metal center hexameric protein has translation MSVKLQVIMEALEQLAPRRLAEEWDRVGLQLGQGAQEIRRVLVALDVNEAVAAEAKKVEADLIVAHHPFIFKPLEQIHTDRFPGNLLQQFLRDNVALVAAHTNLDYATGGLNDWLAEALELQNVDVLQAGPEEKLLKLVVFVPVEAVEAVQDALARAGAGHIGRYSHCSFQSAGEGTFLPLEGTNPYKGKQGKLERTPEIRLETILPQRISGRALRAMLRSHPYEEVAYDLYPLVNERREGGLGRIGLLRGEMTLAELAKQVARKLDLPGVRLVGDSQKIIRKAAVCGGAGSSLIGKAAFRGADVLITGDIKYHEAQQAQNSGLALLDAGHFGTEKLMVGKVAQYLLEQSVAGKWNVEVIAAQSERDVFSWEPCGE, from the coding sequence ATGTCTGTAAAACTGCAGGTAATAATGGAGGCGCTGGAGCAATTGGCGCCGCGGCGTTTGGCGGAAGAATGGGATCGCGTCGGCTTGCAGCTAGGGCAGGGAGCGCAAGAGATTCGGCGTGTTCTGGTGGCCTTGGATGTAAATGAAGCCGTGGCGGCCGAAGCAAAAAAAGTTGAGGCCGACTTGATCGTAGCGCATCATCCGTTTATCTTTAAACCGTTAGAGCAGATTCACACGGATCGTTTTCCGGGGAATTTACTGCAGCAATTTTTGCGGGACAATGTGGCCCTTGTCGCAGCGCATACCAATCTCGACTATGCCACAGGCGGCTTGAACGATTGGCTGGCGGAAGCGCTGGAGCTGCAGAATGTGGATGTTTTGCAAGCGGGACCGGAAGAAAAACTCCTAAAATTAGTCGTCTTTGTGCCGGTTGAAGCAGTCGAAGCGGTGCAAGACGCGCTGGCTCGCGCTGGAGCAGGTCATATTGGCCGCTATAGTCATTGCAGCTTTCAAAGCGCTGGTGAAGGAACATTCTTGCCTTTGGAAGGAACCAATCCTTATAAAGGGAAACAGGGAAAACTAGAAAGAACGCCGGAAATTCGCTTGGAAACGATTTTGCCGCAGCGTATATCCGGGCGGGCGTTGCGAGCCATGCTGCGCAGTCACCCTTATGAGGAAGTTGCCTATGACTTGTATCCGCTCGTCAATGAGCGTCGTGAAGGAGGTTTAGGTCGTATCGGCTTGCTGCGCGGGGAGATGACGTTGGCGGAGCTAGCCAAGCAGGTGGCAAGAAAGCTCGATTTGCCGGGCGTACGGCTGGTGGGGGATTCGCAAAAAATCATCCGTAAAGCAGCCGTTTGCGGCGGCGCCGGTTCCAGCTTAATCGGCAAGGCGGCTTTTCGTGGCGCCGATGTACTGATAACCGGAGATATAAAGTATCACGAAGCGCAGCAGGCTCAAAACAGCGGTTTGGCGTTACTTGACGCAGGACATTTTGGTACGGAAAAGTTGATGGTAGGGAAAGTGGCGCAGTATCTGCTAGAGCAGTCTGTGGCCGGAAAATGGAATGTGGAAGTAATAGCGGCCCAGTCGGAACGAGATGTGTTTTCGTGGGAACCGTGCGGTGAGTAA
- a CDS encoding class I SAM-dependent methyltransferase: MNIPTLSKRLQALAEEVPAGSVPADIGTDHALLPLYLVGTGRCLRAIAGDVHKGPFETACEAVAEAGLSESISVRHGDGLAVLQPEEADVLILAGMGAVTMIQIFEAQPEVVAGAKRLILQPMIGSGALRRWLGVHNFAVVKEDLLEEEGRLYEFLVAEPGNATKLEEDILFDIGPLLWQKRHPLLARLLDERLEHARSVAMEMRKSKDAVNTQRYKDLCERIAAMEAKRKCL, from the coding sequence ATGAACATTCCTACATTGAGTAAACGGCTGCAGGCGCTGGCGGAGGAAGTTCCCGCAGGCAGCGTTCCTGCGGATATTGGTACGGATCATGCGCTATTGCCCTTATATCTTGTTGGTACCGGACGGTGTTTACGCGCTATAGCCGGCGACGTGCATAAAGGTCCTTTTGAAACGGCTTGCGAGGCGGTTGCGGAAGCCGGGCTTTCGGAATCTATTTCAGTGCGCCATGGTGATGGTTTAGCGGTGCTGCAGCCGGAGGAAGCGGACGTGTTGATCTTGGCCGGCATGGGGGCTGTTACTATGATTCAGATCTTTGAGGCGCAGCCGGAGGTTGTGGCGGGTGCTAAGCGACTGATTTTGCAGCCTATGATCGGTTCCGGTGCGTTGCGCCGCTGGCTAGGAGTACATAATTTTGCAGTAGTAAAGGAAGATTTACTAGAAGAAGAAGGGCGGCTCTATGAGTTCCTAGTGGCGGAGCCGGGAAATGCGACGAAGCTAGAGGAAGATATTTTATTTGATATCGGTCCGCTTTTATGGCAAAAACGACATCCATTGCTAGCGCGGCTGTTGGATGAACGACTTGAACATGCACGTAGTGTTGCCATGGAGATGAGAAAAAGCAAGGATGCTGTTAATACGCAGCGGTATAAGGATCTTTGTGAACGAATTGCGGCGATGGAGGCGAAAAGAAAATGTCTGTAA
- a CDS encoding sodium:solute symporter family protein → MTNEVTSLVVIAVMLGLVFVIGMVPGMKNKLNLEEWAVGGRSFGRWLNWFVLAGEIYTAFAFLGASGWAYAKGGPIFYILGYGGLAYVVGYHVLPKICEVGHANKLLTQPDLIAHLYKSEKLAFGTALVGVAFLLPYLQLQLTGLGLIIETCSYGQITRVPAMLIAFSLVATFVYVSGLKGVASTAVIKDTIMMVAVVFFGLYLPYHYFGSVGGMFEALDTAKPGFLSLPGGTPNLDVTWAMSTLVVTSLGFYMWPHFSANTFSARSPEVLRHNAVYLPLYQYCLLFPMLVGFTALLVLEPALKVPDMAFMAVVQNLFPGWVLGLVGGAGALACMIPAADLILSTSMLVSRNIYGKTAGKNMNPNEIGRVARFVVLLLTGVALLLAIFLPNMLVNLLLTGYSGVTQFFPMIVLGLFWRKASKEGAIAGLLIGELLVFTLILNKMDPFTFGSIHLNAGFVALTINTFIYVVVNEVVYRMKSQTPSVEAEKVS, encoded by the coding sequence ATGACAAATGAAGTTACTTCTTTAGTGGTGATTGCCGTTATGTTGGGGCTGGTTTTTGTTATTGGTATGGTTCCCGGCATGAAAAATAAGCTGAATCTTGAAGAGTGGGCGGTTGGCGGACGCAGCTTTGGGCGCTGGCTGAATTGGTTTGTGCTGGCGGGAGAGATTTATACAGCTTTCGCTTTTCTAGGCGCCAGCGGTTGGGCCTATGCCAAAGGCGGCCCAATTTTCTATATTTTAGGTTATGGTGGCTTGGCTTATGTGGTTGGCTACCATGTGCTGCCCAAAATTTGCGAAGTCGGTCATGCTAACAAGCTTTTGACGCAGCCTGATTTAATCGCGCATTTATATAAAAGTGAAAAATTGGCTTTTGGGACCGCCTTAGTTGGTGTTGCTTTTTTACTGCCATATCTGCAATTGCAGCTGACTGGCTTAGGACTTATTATTGAAACTTGTTCCTACGGACAGATTACCCGGGTTCCGGCTATGTTGATCGCTTTTTCTCTTGTAGCGACGTTTGTTTACGTAAGCGGCTTGAAAGGGGTTGCCTCTACGGCCGTTATTAAGGATACCATTATGATGGTGGCGGTTGTCTTTTTTGGTCTCTACTTACCGTACCATTATTTCGGCAGTGTCGGCGGCATGTTTGAAGCCTTGGATACAGCGAAGCCCGGTTTTTTATCCTTACCGGGAGGAACGCCTAATCTAGATGTGACTTGGGCTATGTCGACGCTGGTAGTCACTAGCTTGGGTTTTTACATGTGGCCTCATTTTTCCGCTAATACTTTCAGTGCGAGATCCCCGGAGGTTCTTCGTCACAATGCGGTATATCTGCCATTATACCAATATTGTCTTTTATTCCCCATGCTTGTGGGCTTTACGGCCTTACTGGTTTTAGAGCCAGCCTTGAAGGTGCCGGACATGGCTTTTATGGCAGTGGTACAAAATCTGTTTCCCGGCTGGGTCTTAGGACTGGTAGGCGGCGCAGGCGCGTTGGCTTGCATGATTCCGGCGGCGGACTTAATTCTGTCCACTTCTATGCTGGTTTCGCGCAATATTTACGGTAAAACGGCCGGTAAAAATATGAACCCCAATGAGATTGGACGCGTGGCGCGCTTTGTGGTTCTGCTGCTTACAGGGGTAGCCTTGCTGCTAGCTATTTTCCTGCCGAACATGCTGGTCAATTTGCTTTTGACTGGTTATTCAGGAGTGACGCAATTTTTCCCTATGATCGTTTTAGGCTTGTTTTGGCGTAAGGCGTCGAAGGAAGGCGCTATTGCCGGCTTGTTAATAGGAGAACTACTGGTATTTACCTTGATTTTGAACAAAATGGATCCCTTTACCTTTGGAAGCATTCATTTGAATGCTGGTTTTGTGGCGCTGACGATCAATACATTTATTTATGTTGTCGTCAATGAAGTCGTGTACCGAATGAAGTCACAGACGCCGTCTGTGGAAGCGGAAAAGGTTTCCTGA
- a CDS encoding DUF3311 domain-containing protein, with protein MKWLRVLLTLIPFIWTIAFLPFANRVKPLVMGLPFLAFWLVAGVFIAFLCLSVLYQLDKGREERGDLR; from the coding sequence ATGAAATGGCTTAGAGTATTGCTGACCCTCATACCGTTCATCTGGACTATCGCTTTTTTGCCTTTTGCTAATCGGGTTAAACCATTGGTAATGGGCCTGCCTTTTCTGGCTTTCTGGCTGGTTGCCGGCGTGTTTATTGCGTTTCTCTGCCTGAGTGTTTTGTATCAGCTTGATAAGGGAAGAGAAGAAAGGGGGGATCTGCGATGA
- a CDS encoding amidohydrolase has product MNFEAVVLKQKDEIIAWRREFRKNPELSCKEFETQKKIMALLMEWGLQPKEIAGTGIVADIKGAFPGKTIAVRADMDALLLQDEVDKPYRSTKAGVSHACGHDGHMAMLLGLAKTLVALRAELSGTVRLLFQPSEEQLPGGAAPMIAAGALDGVDYVLGTHVWKDVPSGKVLVLPEAMMAAPDEFAIEIQGRGGHGSLPQQTVDPIWIGAQIINALKTITSSLVNPMEHGVVSVGIFKSGDAFNIIPDTALIKGTVRTFDDEVRNEIHEHIRRMSCGISNTMGAQCKVDIIKGYPPVINNPEVASVVAQASQEALGEEGLFDMPPVLGAEDFSHYLEKTKGAFFFLGIGNEAAGSIYPHHHPRFELDEEVLPKGVEIMLRAIWKLGKK; this is encoded by the coding sequence ATGAATTTTGAAGCGGTCGTATTGAAACAAAAAGACGAGATTATTGCGTGGCGTCGTGAGTTTCGGAAAAATCCGGAACTTAGCTGCAAAGAGTTTGAAACTCAAAAAAAGATAATGGCTTTATTGATGGAATGGGGATTGCAGCCTAAGGAAATAGCAGGGACCGGGATTGTTGCCGATATAAAAGGAGCCTTTCCTGGGAAAACAATTGCTGTGCGCGCTGACATGGACGCGCTACTGCTGCAGGATGAAGTAGACAAGCCTTATCGTTCTACTAAAGCGGGCGTTAGCCATGCTTGCGGTCATGACGGCCATATGGCCATGCTGTTAGGTTTGGCGAAAACGCTGGTAGCGTTGCGGGCGGAATTGTCCGGAACAGTACGGCTTTTATTTCAGCCCAGCGAAGAGCAGCTGCCAGGGGGAGCGGCGCCGATGATTGCTGCAGGCGCTCTAGATGGCGTAGATTATGTATTAGGAACACATGTCTGGAAAGATGTTCCCAGCGGGAAGGTTCTTGTTTTACCAGAGGCGATGATGGCGGCGCCGGATGAATTTGCCATCGAGATCCAAGGCCGAGGCGGTCATGGCTCTCTGCCACAGCAAACAGTAGATCCGATCTGGATTGGCGCACAGATCATCAATGCGTTAAAGACCATCACGTCCAGCCTGGTAAATCCTATGGAACATGGCGTTGTTTCGGTAGGAATTTTTAAATCAGGCGATGCGTTCAATATAATTCCCGATACGGCGCTTATTAAAGGAACGGTGCGAACCTTTGACGATGAAGTGAGAAATGAGATCCATGAACATATCCGGCGGATGAGCTGCGGCATTTCCAATACGATGGGGGCGCAGTGCAAAGTAGATATTATAAAAGGCTATCCGCCGGTGATCAACAATCCAGAGGTTGCCAGCGTGGTGGCGCAAGCTTCTCAAGAAGCGCTTGGCGAAGAAGGTCTATTTGATATGCCGCCGGTGTTGGGCGCGGAAGATTTTTCGCACTACCTGGAAAAAACCAAAGGCGCTTTCTTCTTTTTGGGAATCGGCAATGAGGCGGCAGGCAGCATATACCCGCATCACCATCCACGCTTTGAGTTAGACGAAGAAGTACTGCCGAAAGGCGTGGAGATTATGTTGCGAGCGATTTGGAAACTAGGGAAAAAATAA
- the rpoD gene encoding RNA polymerase sigma factor RpoD — MTEKKVRPEVQMDSLLERGEKRGGVLSYGEIMDSLQKEELSADEMDDMYESFSNKGIEIVDEIAEAEVIEDADANNEQHEEVDIDLSIPEGISIDDPVRMYLKEIGRVPLLTADDEIALAKRMEQGDEEAKRRLAEANLRLVVSIAKRYVGRGMLFLDLIQEGNLGLIKAVEKFDYNKGYKFSTYATWWIRQAITRAIADQARTIRIPVHMVETINKLIRVSRHLLQDLGREPLPEEIAKEMEISVERVREIMKIAQEPVSLETPIGEEEDSHLGDFIEDQDAPAPAEAASFMLLKEQLEEVLETLTPREEKVLRLRFGLDDGRARTLEEVGQHFGVTRERIRQIEAKALRKLRHPSRSKKLKDFLE; from the coding sequence ATGACAGAGAAAAAAGTACGTCCAGAAGTGCAAATGGATTCGTTGTTGGAGCGAGGCGAAAAACGAGGCGGCGTCCTGTCTTATGGAGAAATTATGGACAGCCTGCAAAAGGAAGAGCTTTCGGCTGACGAAATGGACGATATGTATGAGTCTTTCTCCAACAAAGGCATCGAGATTGTCGATGAAATAGCGGAAGCTGAAGTTATAGAGGATGCAGACGCCAATAATGAGCAGCACGAGGAAGTAGACATTGACCTGTCGATTCCCGAGGGAATCAGTATTGACGATCCGGTCCGCATGTATCTTAAGGAAATTGGCCGAGTACCGCTGCTGACGGCGGATGACGAGATTGCTCTGGCCAAACGGATGGAACAAGGGGACGAAGAGGCCAAAAGACGTTTAGCCGAAGCCAATTTGCGTCTTGTGGTCAGTATTGCCAAGAGATATGTTGGCCGAGGCATGTTGTTTTTGGATTTGATCCAAGAAGGCAACTTGGGACTGATTAAAGCGGTCGAGAAATTCGACTACAATAAGGGCTATAAATTTAGTACCTACGCGACCTGGTGGATTCGTCAGGCTATTACCCGGGCGATTGCGGATCAGGCCCGTACCATTCGTATTCCCGTGCATATGGTCGAAACCATTAATAAATTGATTCGCGTATCGCGGCACCTGTTGCAGGATTTGGGGCGGGAGCCGTTACCGGAAGAGATAGCCAAGGAAATGGAAATCAGCGTAGAGCGGGTGCGGGAGATTATGAAAATAGCCCAAGAACCTGTCTCGCTGGAAACTCCGATTGGGGAAGAAGAAGACTCTCATTTGGGAGATTTTATTGAGGATCAGGACGCTCCAGCCCCGGCAGAAGCAGCGTCGTTTATGCTGCTGAAGGAACAGCTGGAAGAAGTGCTGGAAACATTGACGCCGCGGGAAGAGAAAGTACTGCGTCTTCGCTTTGGATTGGATGATGGCCGGGCTCGTACCTTAGAAGAGGTGGGCCAACATTTTGGCGTTACTCGCGAACGAATTCGCCAGATTGAAGCGAAAGCATTGCGGAAGCTGCGTCACCCCAGCCGGAGTAAGAAGCTGAAGGATTTTCTGGAGTAA
- the dnaG gene encoding DNA primase — MRDAVREGFLERLRSESNIVSVVSDYVPLKRKGRNYWGCCPFHQEKTPSFSVSEDKGFFFCFGCQSGGDVFQFLMKVENITFPEAVKLLAEKLHIPMPEQERSPQELEREKARQAQFQVNMLARDFFHSCLTKTNYGKEAREYLKRRGITDETIEKFQLGFAPPQWDKLVSALTRRGIAEASLLEAGLAQERSRGGLYDRFRNRLMFPIWDYQGRVIGFGGRVLDDSHPKYLNSPETTLFNKRHVLYAYHLAAPTIKQGKQAVVVEGYMDAIAAHQAGFSQVVASLGTAFTPQQAKQLARVTTEMLFAYDSDNAGQEAILRALHTVKDCGAVVKVVALPDGKDPDEFLRRHGDDEFKQLLQDALPLLEFHLRYALRKQDTGTLAGKVAVVSEMASLLATADSAVEADAYIRKMAEMLEIDETAIRAEVKKSSGNTSGRVGRAIVVNKQSRNAEQEALRLLLRFILEEESLISYVEAQLPEEDLEDPVWRDLFSALYMQQRQGEGSLQRWLYSLQEKQQSLISGIALQPLPEGDRISFVDDCIRTMHIAALRRRYEQHRLRADELERLGDSRFLQELAESQRIKHEIDQLHANAFTR; from the coding sequence ATGAGGGATGCTGTACGGGAAGGCTTTTTAGAACGTCTGCGCTCGGAAAGCAACATCGTCAGTGTTGTCTCTGATTATGTGCCGCTGAAACGAAAGGGACGTAATTATTGGGGTTGCTGTCCGTTTCATCAGGAAAAAACTCCTTCTTTTTCAGTGTCCGAAGATAAAGGATTTTTTTTCTGCTTTGGCTGTCAGTCAGGCGGTGATGTTTTTCAGTTTTTAATGAAAGTGGAAAATATTACTTTTCCGGAAGCGGTGAAACTATTAGCAGAGAAGCTGCACATACCGATGCCGGAGCAGGAACGTTCGCCGCAAGAGCTGGAACGTGAGAAAGCAAGGCAAGCGCAGTTCCAGGTAAACATGCTGGCGCGGGATTTTTTCCATTCTTGTTTGACTAAGACAAATTATGGCAAAGAAGCGCGCGAATATTTAAAGCGACGAGGCATTACAGACGAGACGATAGAGAAGTTTCAACTGGGCTTTGCGCCGCCGCAATGGGATAAGCTTGTTAGCGCTCTTACGCGCCGGGGAATTGCAGAAGCTTCTTTGCTGGAAGCCGGGTTGGCGCAGGAACGATCTCGAGGCGGACTCTATGACCGCTTCCGTAATCGCTTGATGTTTCCAATTTGGGATTATCAAGGCCGTGTGATTGGCTTTGGCGGTCGTGTTTTGGATGATAGCCATCCTAAATACTTAAATTCTCCTGAAACGACATTATTTAATAAACGCCATGTCTTATATGCATATCATTTGGCAGCGCCTACAATTAAGCAAGGAAAACAAGCAGTGGTTGTCGAAGGATATATGGACGCGATTGCAGCGCACCAGGCAGGCTTTTCGCAAGTAGTGGCTTCGCTGGGGACTGCTTTTACGCCGCAGCAGGCGAAGCAATTGGCTAGAGTAACAACAGAAATGCTTTTCGCTTATGACAGCGATAATGCAGGACAAGAAGCCATTTTGCGCGCTTTGCATACGGTTAAAGATTGCGGAGCGGTCGTGAAAGTAGTTGCTTTGCCTGATGGTAAAGATCCTGACGAGTTTTTACGACGCCATGGCGATGATGAATTTAAACAGTTGCTGCAGGATGCTCTGCCTCTTCTGGAATTTCATCTGCGTTATGCGCTGCGTAAACAAGATACAGGAACCTTGGCAGGCAAAGTGGCTGTGGTTTCTGAAATGGCTTCGCTGTTGGCAACTGCAGACAGTGCGGTCGAGGCAGATGCATATATTCGTAAGATGGCGGAAATGCTGGAAATTGATGAAACTGCCATTCGCGCAGAAGTAAAAAAAAGCTCAGGAAACACCTCGGGAAGAGTCGGACGGGCTATCGTCGTTAACAAACAAAGCCGAAATGCAGAGCAAGAGGCCTTGCGGTTGTTGTTGCGGTTTATTTTAGAAGAAGAATCGCTGATTTCTTATGTGGAGGCGCAATTGCCTGAGGAGGACCTGGAAGATCCGGTCTGGCGGGACTTGTTTTCCGCTCTTTACATGCAGCAACGACAAGGCGAAGGAAGCTTGCAGCGCTGGCTTTATTCGCTGCAGGAAAAGCAACAAAGCCTTATTTCCGGTATTGCTTTACAGCCGTTACCGGAAGGAGATCGTATTTCTTTTGTCGACGATTGCATCCGTACCATGCATATTGCGGCCTTGCGCCGCAGGTATGAGCAACATCGCCTGCGGGCCGATGAATTAGAACGTTTGGGGGATAGCCGCTTTTTGCAGGAATTAGCAGAAAGTCAGCGAATTAAACATGAGATTGATCAATTGCATGCAAATGCGTTCACACGATAA
- a CDS encoding deoxyguanosinetriphosphate triphosphohydrolase, producing MKLRERSEELERKILASHASYSHKAVRQRPEEECPIRTAFQRDRDRIIHSKSFRRLKHKTQVYIAPEDHYRMRMTHSLEVAQISRTIARGLALNEDLVEAIALGHDVGHTPFGHAGEEALCQLVGHFHHNEQSLRVVDHLERNGQGLNLTGEVRDGILHHTGAEEPLTLEGGIVRRGDRVAYLCHDYDDGIRAGMLQPQDLPDFVKVHLGTRTSDMITVMVTDMIEQSQGKEKIGFSPTVQQAMDQFRAFMFERIYRASPLEEERQKGQYIIHNLFAFFLKHPEQLPLEFQEREAQWGRETTVVDYIAGLTDQYAIHLFERWFIPVRWGHGCGR from the coding sequence ATGAAGCTTCGCGAGCGTAGTGAGGAATTGGAACGAAAAATATTAGCGTCTCATGCAAGCTATAGCCATAAGGCGGTTCGGCAGCGCCCGGAAGAGGAGTGCCCGATTCGCACCGCCTTTCAACGCGATCGAGACCGGATTATCCATAGCAAATCGTTTCGCCGCTTGAAGCATAAGACTCAGGTTTATATTGCACCGGAAGATCATTATCGCATGCGCATGACCCATAGTTTGGAGGTAGCCCAAATTTCCCGGACGATTGCCAGAGGGCTTGCTTTAAATGAAGATTTGGTGGAAGCAATTGCCTTAGGCCATGATGTAGGTCATACACCATTTGGTCACGCTGGTGAAGAGGCTTTGTGCCAGCTTGTCGGGCATTTTCACCATAACGAGCAAAGCTTGCGCGTCGTAGACCATTTAGAGCGAAATGGGCAAGGCTTGAATTTGACGGGAGAGGTGCGGGACGGAATTTTGCACCACACTGGCGCCGAGGAGCCCTTGACGCTGGAAGGCGGCATTGTGAGGCGTGGAGATCGGGTGGCGTATTTATGTCACGACTATGACGACGGTATTCGGGCGGGCATGCTGCAGCCTCAAGATTTGCCCGATTTCGTAAAAGTGCATTTGGGAACCAGAACATCGGACATGATTACCGTTATGGTGACCGACATGATTGAGCAGTCTCAAGGTAAAGAGAAGATTGGCTTTTCCCCAACGGTTCAGCAAGCTATGGATCAGTTTCGAGCATTTATGTTTGAACGGATTTATCGGGCTTCCCCCTTGGAGGAAGAGCGGCAAAAAGGCCAGTATATCATCCACAATCTTTTTGCTTTCTTTTTGAAGCATCCAGAGCAGCTGCCTTTGGAATTCCAGGAACGGGAGGCTCAGTGGGGCCGAGAAACTACGGTAGTAGACTATATTGCCGGCTTGACAGATCAGTATGCAATTCATCTGTTTGAACGATGGTTCATTCCTGTACGCTGGGGGCATGGTTGTGGTCGATAA
- a CDS encoding LptA/OstA family protein — protein sequence MKSTHILASILACFLFLASVTSVVSAAVPVIQADQQYFDIKSGLHVLKGNVTISHSGRVVTAGEARTNMLEVWASDNVTFTQDDISFRGDSVYVNIPSNTAKITGNVSYSDNGTSIQAQQVEYDWNSKIALFNGQVKITQNGTTSSQEQVRYHVIEHTLI from the coding sequence ATGAAATCAACACACATTTTAGCAAGTATTCTTGCTTGCTTTCTGTTTCTTGCTTCGGTAACTTCAGTAGTCTCCGCAGCTGTCCCTGTTATTCAAGCCGACCAGCAGTATTTTGACATCAAAAGCGGTCTGCATGTATTAAAAGGAAATGTGACGATCAGCCATAGCGGGCGTGTTGTCACCGCCGGCGAAGCGCGCACAAACATGTTGGAAGTCTGGGCCTCAGACAATGTCACTTTCACTCAGGATGACATTTCTTTCCGCGGTGATTCCGTCTATGTCAACATTCCCAGCAACACGGCAAAAATCACCGGCAACGTCAGTTACAGCGACAATGGCACAAGCATTCAAGCGCAACAAGTAGAATACGATTGGAATTCTAAAATTGCCCTTTTTAATGGCCAAGTCAAGATAACGCAAAACGGCACGACTTCTTCGCAGGAACAAGTCCGTTACCATGTAATTGAACACACTTTGATTTAG